A stretch of Lactuca sativa cultivar Salinas chromosome 6, Lsat_Salinas_v11, whole genome shotgun sequence DNA encodes these proteins:
- the LOC111903821 gene encoding zinc finger CCCH domain-containing protein 22 isoform X2, producing the protein MDTVEATKMVMSRIQKLDPENASKIMGYILIQDQGENEMIRLAFGPENLLVSVIKQAKNFLDISSNASSAPSTPSLFMHRNSPQIIIPNNGFHHMNPSSPSSPWSLSGSFPDHHHHRGSPRPASYAAVVNGGGSSASSFYNNFNDPTEEYSTNNGLQVVPDQLSFFDESKNVDFIDPMVSPGGRSDSVLFPYPNDSSNWSVETGNCGDLHHHHLHRRSCSVNDVFLGGGGGNDDMGGGWRPCMYFARGFCKNGTSCKFVHGNGGFGEELGLGSSSPTAVVGSPTGKIDAFEDLLRFKAIQQQQQRIAAMTGGGVPPFPFNRCMNFLNENPRSAAALMMGDEFHKFGRCRPDRNDFLGFGNSNSSSRQIYLTFPADSTFKEEDVSNYFSMFGPVQDVRIPYQQKRMFGFVTFMLPETVKAILAKGNPHFVCDSRVLVKPYKEKGKIPDKKHQQQIERGDFSGCLSPTAIESAEPFDHIPFGARMFNHEMILRRKLEERAELQHAIEIQDRRMMNLQLNELKNHQFHHNLSASSTFSSDVNNEDVVSGAKISTEDDTNSPSDESDPNVPPPEVKNDGGNSGGNGSGKEEKSGQNETDKQESFEHNLPDNLFASPTKSAATNHQTIFSTDTPEAETGGGAATTHHPPTSSTAIDMRGSINSCYFQMPSH; encoded by the exons ATGGATACAGTTGAAGCTACGAAAATGGTGATGTCAAGGATCCAAAAATTAGATCCAGAAAATGCTTCAAAAATCATGGGATACATACTCATACAAGACCAAGGAGAAAATGAGATGATAAGGCTGGCGTTTGGCCCAGAAAACCTTCTGGTTTCCGTCATaaaacaagccaaaaatttcTTAGACATTTCGTCGAATGCTTCTTCTGCACCTTCGACTCCTTCGCTGTTTATGCACCGAAATTCCCCTCAAATCATCATTCCCAACAATGGGTTTCATCACATGAACCCATCTTCGCCGAGTTCGCCTTGGTCTTTATCTGGGTCTTTCCCCGATCATCATCATCACCGGGGTAGCCCTCGTCCGGCTTCTTACGCTGCTGTGGTAAACGGTGGTGGTTCTTCTGCTTCGTCGTTTTACAACAATTTTAACGATCCCACCGAGGAGTATAGTACTAACAATGGACTGCAAGTTGTTCCCGATCAGCTTTCCTTCTTCGACGAATCTAAAAATGTCGACTTTATAGACCCAATGGTGAGCCCCGGTGGTCGTAGTGACTCGGTTCTCTTCCCCTACCCTAATGATAGTTCAAATTGGTCTGTCGAAACGGGTAACTGTGGCGACTTGCATCACCACCATCTACACCGGAGGAGTTGCTCGGTGAACGATGTTTTTCTTGGCGGTGGAGGCGGAAACGACGATATGGGTGGTGGCTGGAGACCTTGCATGTACTTCGCTCGAGGGTTTTGTAAAAATGGTACTTCCTGTAAGTTCGTTCATGGTAACGGCGGTTTCGGTGAAGAACTAGGGCTCGGTTCATCTTCACCTACAGCAGTCGTCGGTTCTCCCACCGGAAAAATCGATGCTTTCGAAGATTTGCTTAGGTTTAAAGCCATTCAACAGCAGCAGCAACGAATTGCAGCCATGACCGGAGGCGGAGTTCCTCCTTTTCCTTTCAACAGGTGCATGAACTTTCTCAACGAGAATCCTAG ATCAGCAGCAGCATTGATGATGGGTGATGAATTTCACAAATTTGGTCGTTGTCGACCTGATCGGAATGattttttagggtttgggaaTTCAAATTCAAGTTCACGACAAATTTACTTGACATTTCCAGCTGATAGTACTTTCAAAGAAGAAGATGTTTCAAATTACTTCAG CATGTTTGGACCTGTTCAAGATGTGAGAATCCCGTATCAACAAAAACGaatgtttggatttgtcacattTATGCTTCCTGAAACTGTCAAAGCGATTTTAGCAAAAGGAAATCCACATTTTGTATGTGATTCACGGGTTCTTGTTAAACCTTATAAAGAAAAGGGCAAAATCCCAGACAA GAAGCATCAGCAACAAATTGAAAGAGGAGATTTTTCTGGGTGTTTGAGTCCAACTGCAATTGAATCTGCTGAGCCATTCGATCATATCCCCTTTG GTGCACGAATGTTTAATCATGAGATGATTTTGAGAAGAAAATTAGAGGAACGTGCAGAATTACAACATGCAATTGAAATCCAAGATAGAAGAATGATGAATTTGCAGTTAAATGAGCTAAAAAATCATCAGTTTCACCACAATTTATCTGCTTCTTCAACGTTTTCATCAGATGTCAACAATGAAGATGTTGTTTCTGGag CAAAAATTAGCACTGAAGATGATACAAATTCACCGAGTGATGAATCCGATCCAAATGTGCCACCACCGGAAGTGAAGAATGATGGCGGGAATAGTGGCGGCAATGGCTCCGGGAAGGAGGAGAAATCCGGTCAGAATGAAACCGATAAACAAGAAAG TTTTGAGCACAACCTTCCTGATAACTTATTTGCATCACCTACAAAGTCAGCCGCCACCAACCACCAGACGATTTTCTCGACTGACACCCCGGAGGCTGAAACCGGTGGTGGTGCCGCCACTACCCACCACCCTCCCACCTCTTCAACCGCCATTGACATGCGGGGTTCTATCAATTCATGTTACTTCCAAATGCCAAG CCATTAA
- the LOC111903821 gene encoding zinc finger CCCH domain-containing protein 22 isoform X1 has protein sequence MDTVEATKMVMSRIQKLDPENASKIMGYILIQDQGENEMIRLAFGPENLLVSVIKQAKNFLDISSNASSAPSTPSLFMHRNSPQIIIPNNGFHHMNPSSPSSPWSLSGSFPDHHHHRGSPRPASYAAVVNGGGSSASSFYNNFNDPTEEYSTNNGLQVVPDQLSFFDESKNVDFIDPMVSPGGRSDSVLFPYPNDSSNWSVETGNCGDLHHHHLHRRSCSVNDVFLGGGGGNDDMGGGWRPCMYFARGFCKNGTSCKFVHGNGGFGEELGLGSSSPTAVVGSPTGKIDAFEDLLRFKAIQQQQQRIAAMTGGGVPPFPFNRCMNFLNENPRSAAALMMGDEFHKFGRCRPDRNDFLGFGNSNSSSRQIYLTFPADSTFKEEDVSNYFSMFGPVQDVRIPYQQKRMFGFVTFMLPETVKAILAKGNPHFVCDSRVLVKPYKEKGKIPDKKHQQQIERGDFSGCLSPTAIESAEPFDHIPFGARMFNHEMILRRKLEERAELQHAIEIQDRRMMNLQLNELKNHQFHHNLSASSTFSSDVNNEDVVSGAKISTEDDTNSPSDESDPNVPPPEVKNDGGNSGGNGSGKEEKSGQNETDKQESFEHNLPDNLFASPTKSAATNHQTIFSTDTPEAETGGGAATTHHPPTSSTAIDMRGSINSCYFQMPRSH, from the exons ATGGATACAGTTGAAGCTACGAAAATGGTGATGTCAAGGATCCAAAAATTAGATCCAGAAAATGCTTCAAAAATCATGGGATACATACTCATACAAGACCAAGGAGAAAATGAGATGATAAGGCTGGCGTTTGGCCCAGAAAACCTTCTGGTTTCCGTCATaaaacaagccaaaaatttcTTAGACATTTCGTCGAATGCTTCTTCTGCACCTTCGACTCCTTCGCTGTTTATGCACCGAAATTCCCCTCAAATCATCATTCCCAACAATGGGTTTCATCACATGAACCCATCTTCGCCGAGTTCGCCTTGGTCTTTATCTGGGTCTTTCCCCGATCATCATCATCACCGGGGTAGCCCTCGTCCGGCTTCTTACGCTGCTGTGGTAAACGGTGGTGGTTCTTCTGCTTCGTCGTTTTACAACAATTTTAACGATCCCACCGAGGAGTATAGTACTAACAATGGACTGCAAGTTGTTCCCGATCAGCTTTCCTTCTTCGACGAATCTAAAAATGTCGACTTTATAGACCCAATGGTGAGCCCCGGTGGTCGTAGTGACTCGGTTCTCTTCCCCTACCCTAATGATAGTTCAAATTGGTCTGTCGAAACGGGTAACTGTGGCGACTTGCATCACCACCATCTACACCGGAGGAGTTGCTCGGTGAACGATGTTTTTCTTGGCGGTGGAGGCGGAAACGACGATATGGGTGGTGGCTGGAGACCTTGCATGTACTTCGCTCGAGGGTTTTGTAAAAATGGTACTTCCTGTAAGTTCGTTCATGGTAACGGCGGTTTCGGTGAAGAACTAGGGCTCGGTTCATCTTCACCTACAGCAGTCGTCGGTTCTCCCACCGGAAAAATCGATGCTTTCGAAGATTTGCTTAGGTTTAAAGCCATTCAACAGCAGCAGCAACGAATTGCAGCCATGACCGGAGGCGGAGTTCCTCCTTTTCCTTTCAACAGGTGCATGAACTTTCTCAACGAGAATCCTAG ATCAGCAGCAGCATTGATGATGGGTGATGAATTTCACAAATTTGGTCGTTGTCGACCTGATCGGAATGattttttagggtttgggaaTTCAAATTCAAGTTCACGACAAATTTACTTGACATTTCCAGCTGATAGTACTTTCAAAGAAGAAGATGTTTCAAATTACTTCAG CATGTTTGGACCTGTTCAAGATGTGAGAATCCCGTATCAACAAAAACGaatgtttggatttgtcacattTATGCTTCCTGAAACTGTCAAAGCGATTTTAGCAAAAGGAAATCCACATTTTGTATGTGATTCACGGGTTCTTGTTAAACCTTATAAAGAAAAGGGCAAAATCCCAGACAA GAAGCATCAGCAACAAATTGAAAGAGGAGATTTTTCTGGGTGTTTGAGTCCAACTGCAATTGAATCTGCTGAGCCATTCGATCATATCCCCTTTG GTGCACGAATGTTTAATCATGAGATGATTTTGAGAAGAAAATTAGAGGAACGTGCAGAATTACAACATGCAATTGAAATCCAAGATAGAAGAATGATGAATTTGCAGTTAAATGAGCTAAAAAATCATCAGTTTCACCACAATTTATCTGCTTCTTCAACGTTTTCATCAGATGTCAACAATGAAGATGTTGTTTCTGGag CAAAAATTAGCACTGAAGATGATACAAATTCACCGAGTGATGAATCCGATCCAAATGTGCCACCACCGGAAGTGAAGAATGATGGCGGGAATAGTGGCGGCAATGGCTCCGGGAAGGAGGAGAAATCCGGTCAGAATGAAACCGATAAACAAGAAAG TTTTGAGCACAACCTTCCTGATAACTTATTTGCATCACCTACAAAGTCAGCCGCCACCAACCACCAGACGATTTTCTCGACTGACACCCCGGAGGCTGAAACCGGTGGTGGTGCCGCCACTACCCACCACCCTCCCACCTCTTCAACCGCCATTGACATGCGGGGTTCTATCAATTCATGTTACTTCCAAATGCCAAG AAGCCATTAA
- the LOC111903821 gene encoding zinc finger CCCH domain-containing protein 22 isoform X3, with translation MDTVEATKMVMSRIQKLDPENASKIMGYILIQDQGENEMIRLAFGPENLLVSVIKQAKNFLDISSNASSAPSTPSLFMHRNSPQIIIPNNGFHHMNPSSPSSPWSLSGSFPDHHHHRGSPRPASYAAVVNGGGSSASSFYNNFNDPTEEYSTNNGLQVVPDQLSFFDESKNVDFIDPMVSPGGRSDSVLFPYPNDSSNWSVETGNCGDLHHHHLHRRSCSVNDVFLGGGGGNDDMGGGWRPCMYFARGFCKNGTSCKFVHGNGGFGEELGLGSSSPTAVVGSPTGKIDAFEDLLRFKAIQQQQQRIAAMTGGGVPPFPFNRSAAALMMGDEFHKFGRCRPDRNDFLGFGNSNSSSRQIYLTFPADSTFKEEDVSNYFSMFGPVQDVRIPYQQKRMFGFVTFMLPETVKAILAKGNPHFVCDSRVLVKPYKEKGKIPDKKHQQQIERGDFSGCLSPTAIESAEPFDHIPFGARMFNHEMILRRKLEERAELQHAIEIQDRRMMNLQLNELKNHQFHHNLSASSTFSSDVNNEDVVSGAKISTEDDTNSPSDESDPNVPPPEVKNDGGNSGGNGSGKEEKSGQNETDKQESFEHNLPDNLFASPTKSAATNHQTIFSTDTPEAETGGGAATTHHPPTSSTAIDMRGSINSCYFQMPRSH, from the exons ATGGATACAGTTGAAGCTACGAAAATGGTGATGTCAAGGATCCAAAAATTAGATCCAGAAAATGCTTCAAAAATCATGGGATACATACTCATACAAGACCAAGGAGAAAATGAGATGATAAGGCTGGCGTTTGGCCCAGAAAACCTTCTGGTTTCCGTCATaaaacaagccaaaaatttcTTAGACATTTCGTCGAATGCTTCTTCTGCACCTTCGACTCCTTCGCTGTTTATGCACCGAAATTCCCCTCAAATCATCATTCCCAACAATGGGTTTCATCACATGAACCCATCTTCGCCGAGTTCGCCTTGGTCTTTATCTGGGTCTTTCCCCGATCATCATCATCACCGGGGTAGCCCTCGTCCGGCTTCTTACGCTGCTGTGGTAAACGGTGGTGGTTCTTCTGCTTCGTCGTTTTACAACAATTTTAACGATCCCACCGAGGAGTATAGTACTAACAATGGACTGCAAGTTGTTCCCGATCAGCTTTCCTTCTTCGACGAATCTAAAAATGTCGACTTTATAGACCCAATGGTGAGCCCCGGTGGTCGTAGTGACTCGGTTCTCTTCCCCTACCCTAATGATAGTTCAAATTGGTCTGTCGAAACGGGTAACTGTGGCGACTTGCATCACCACCATCTACACCGGAGGAGTTGCTCGGTGAACGATGTTTTTCTTGGCGGTGGAGGCGGAAACGACGATATGGGTGGTGGCTGGAGACCTTGCATGTACTTCGCTCGAGGGTTTTGTAAAAATGGTACTTCCTGTAAGTTCGTTCATGGTAACGGCGGTTTCGGTGAAGAACTAGGGCTCGGTTCATCTTCACCTACAGCAGTCGTCGGTTCTCCCACCGGAAAAATCGATGCTTTCGAAGATTTGCTTAGGTTTAAAGCCATTCAACAGCAGCAGCAACGAATTGCAGCCATGACCGGAGGCGGAGTTCCTCCTTTTCCTTTCAACAG ATCAGCAGCAGCATTGATGATGGGTGATGAATTTCACAAATTTGGTCGTTGTCGACCTGATCGGAATGattttttagggtttgggaaTTCAAATTCAAGTTCACGACAAATTTACTTGACATTTCCAGCTGATAGTACTTTCAAAGAAGAAGATGTTTCAAATTACTTCAG CATGTTTGGACCTGTTCAAGATGTGAGAATCCCGTATCAACAAAAACGaatgtttggatttgtcacattTATGCTTCCTGAAACTGTCAAAGCGATTTTAGCAAAAGGAAATCCACATTTTGTATGTGATTCACGGGTTCTTGTTAAACCTTATAAAGAAAAGGGCAAAATCCCAGACAA GAAGCATCAGCAACAAATTGAAAGAGGAGATTTTTCTGGGTGTTTGAGTCCAACTGCAATTGAATCTGCTGAGCCATTCGATCATATCCCCTTTG GTGCACGAATGTTTAATCATGAGATGATTTTGAGAAGAAAATTAGAGGAACGTGCAGAATTACAACATGCAATTGAAATCCAAGATAGAAGAATGATGAATTTGCAGTTAAATGAGCTAAAAAATCATCAGTTTCACCACAATTTATCTGCTTCTTCAACGTTTTCATCAGATGTCAACAATGAAGATGTTGTTTCTGGag CAAAAATTAGCACTGAAGATGATACAAATTCACCGAGTGATGAATCCGATCCAAATGTGCCACCACCGGAAGTGAAGAATGATGGCGGGAATAGTGGCGGCAATGGCTCCGGGAAGGAGGAGAAATCCGGTCAGAATGAAACCGATAAACAAGAAAG TTTTGAGCACAACCTTCCTGATAACTTATTTGCATCACCTACAAAGTCAGCCGCCACCAACCACCAGACGATTTTCTCGACTGACACCCCGGAGGCTGAAACCGGTGGTGGTGCCGCCACTACCCACCACCCTCCCACCTCTTCAACCGCCATTGACATGCGGGGTTCTATCAATTCATGTTACTTCCAAATGCCAAG AAGCCATTAA